TGCGCACTTGATTCTTTTCTGCTTGTGCCATTTTTAGAGGACCTCCGGCGCGAGCGAAATGATTTTCGTGAAGTTCTTGTCGCGCAATTCGCGAGCAATAGGTCCGAAAACACGAGTACCTTTAGGGTTGCCGTCTTTCTGAACGATAACGGCAGCATTGTCGTCAAAGCGGATGGTTGAGCCATCTGGGCGTTTGACGTGATTGCGTACACGCACTACCACGGCACGCACAACTTCTGATTTCTTGACGGGCATATTTGGAAGCGCGTCTTTCACTGCCGCGACGATGACATCACCGACTGAGGCATAGCGACGGTTCGATCCGCCCAGTACGCGAATGCACATAAGCTCGCGGGCGCCAGTGTTGTCGGCGCAAGTTAAACGTGTTTGTACCTGGATCATGCCTTTGACTCCTCTTTAGTCGAGAGTTTGGCAGCTTCGCCAACTCCAACAACCAGCCAACGCTTCTCTCTTGAAAGTGGACGGCATTCTTGAATACGCACGTCATCGCCAATCTGGCACTTGTTCTCAGCATCGTGAGCTTTGAACTTAGCCGTTCTGACGATCTGTTTTTCGTACTTGGAGTGCGGAGATGTGTTGTGTACTGCGACAACAACAGTCTTGTCCATTTTATTGGAGACTACTTTTCCGACTAATTCCTTCCTGGGCATTTCTCGATCCTTCTTCTTATATGAAGCACGTCACTGTTGTTGACTTAGACTTCGGCCGTTGACTAGACTTGCGCCTTTTCCTTTTTACTCTTAGCGGCAGGAGCTTCGGCTTTAGCAGCTTTTTCAGGAGCTCCTTCGGCGCGCACCTTTTCGCTTTGAATGGTCAACAATCGCGCCAGGCTCTTGCGAGCATTACGCAACTTAGCTGGGCTTTCCAGCTTCCTTACGGCGAGAGCAAAACGCATTTCGACGATCTGCTTGCGCGTGTCAGCGATGCGAGCAACGAGCTCGTCGTGACTTAATTCTCTAACTTCTTTGACTTTCATCGTTAGCCTCCGATGTGTCGCTCAACGATGCGACATTTGATAGGCAACTTCTGAGCTGCCAACTCGAGCGCACGGTGCGCATCTTTTTGAGCCACTCCAGCCATTTCGAACATGACTCGACCTGGCTTGACCACAGCTACCCAGAATTCAGGGTTACCTTTTCCGGATCCCATACGGGTTTCGGCTGGTTTCTTCGTGCATGGTTTGTCTGGAAATACTCGTATCCAGAGCTGTCCACCACGGCGTACCGAACGGGTCATGGCTTTACGAGCTGCTTCGATCTGTCTTGATGTGATCCAAGCCGGCTCGAGTACTTGCAAACCATACTCGCCGAATTGCACTTCAACGCCGCGTGTTTCGCAACCGGTCATGCGACCGCGATGCTGCTTACGAAATTTTGTACGTTTGGGCAAAAGCATGACGTCTTAACCTGCCTTCCTGGATCTGCGACCAGCATTTTTGTTGCCGGGGCCGCCGCCGCGATTATCACGACCTTGCTGCTCTCCGCCACCTTGTTGATTACGTTCCGATTGAGTTTTGATGTTGGGCGGTGACCATTGTCCCGGTTCCAACTCGCCTCTGAAGATCCAGACTTTGATGCCGATCAGACCCATCATGGTGTGGGCTTCGGCCAAGCCGTAGTCGACGTCAGCTCTCAATGTTTGTAGTGGAATACGACCTTCTTTGGCCCATTCCGTTCTGGCGATTTCAGCACCACCCAATCGACCGGCGACCATGACTTTGACGCCAACGGCTCCAGCTCTCATGCAGCGCTGCATCGCTTGCTTCATAGCGCGTCTGAATGCGACACGCTTTTCCAGCTGTTGTGCGATCGACTCGGCCACGAGTTGCGACTCGAGATCGACGCGGTTGATTTCAAGAATATTGATTCTGATATCGACACCGGTGCGGTTGAGCAATGCTTTCAAGCGTTGGCTCAAGGTTTCGATGCCCTGTCCACCTTTGCCGACGACGACGCCTGGGCGAGCGGTGTAGATATCGAGTTGAATTTGATCAGCTTTGCGCGAAATGTCTACTTTGGAGACGCCGGCGTTCGACAGTTCTTTCTTCA
This is a stretch of genomic DNA from Candidatus Melainabacteria bacterium. It encodes these proteins:
- a CDS encoding 50S ribosomal protein L14, with the protein product MIQVQTRLTCADNTGARELMCIRVLGGSNRRYASVGDVIVAAVKDALPNMPVKKSEVVRAVVVRVRNHVKRPDGSTIRFDDNAAVIVQKDGNPKGTRVFGPIARELRDKNFTKIISLAPEVL
- a CDS encoding 30S ribosomal protein S17 codes for the protein MPRKELVGKVVSNKMDKTVVVAVHNTSPHSKYEKQIVRTAKFKAHDAENKCQIGDDVRIQECRPLSREKRWLVVGVGEAAKLSTKEESKA
- the rpmC gene encoding 50S ribosomal protein L29; the protein is MKVKEVRELSHDELVARIADTRKQIVEMRFALAVRKLESPAKLRNARKSLARLLTIQSEKVRAEGAPEKAAKAEAPAAKSKKEKAQV
- a CDS encoding 50S ribosomal protein L16, whose translation is MLLPKRTKFRKQHRGRMTGCETRGVEVQFGEYGLQVLEPAWITSRQIEAARKAMTRSVRRGGQLWIRVFPDKPCTKKPAETRMGSGKGNPEFWVAVVKPGRVMFEMAGVAQKDAHRALELAAQKLPIKCRIVERHIGG
- a CDS encoding 30S ribosomal protein S3, whose translation is MGQKVNPNGFRLGIHRGWRSNWFVNKKDVPALMEEDYRIRRFLKKELSNAGVSKVDISRKADQIQLDIYTARPGVVVGKGGQGIETLSQRLKALLNRTGVDIRINILEINRVDLESQLVAESIAQQLEKRVAFRRAMKQAMQRCMRAGAVGVKVMVAGRLGGAEIARTEWAKEGRIPLQTLRADVDYGLAEAHTMMGLIGIKVWIFRGELEPGQWSPPNIKTQSERNQQGGGEQQGRDNRGGGPGNKNAGRRSRKAG